In a single window of the Cucumis melo cultivar AY chromosome 11, USDA_Cmelo_AY_1.0, whole genome shotgun sequence genome:
- the LOC103498910 gene encoding cytochrome P450 81Q32-like — protein MEDSILQYSAFSILSIGVVVLAIIKYLLKFNSNKNLPPSPPSIPIIGHLHLLKLPVHRTLQTLSQKYGPVLSLRFGSRLVVVVTSLEAAEECFTKNDVIFANRPNFAVSHCLSYNETTLGAAPYGDHWRKLRRVSTLEILCSSRLNANYEIRRDEVRRAVKKIFEVSRDGFGKVEFKPLVKELTMNITMRMVAGKRYYGEEAAKSSEARTFQAIVHELFEFTLSSYPADFLPILKYIDIQGFMKRAKKLIARVDAFWQGLIDEHRRGEISNEEMKNCMVAHFLKLQETQPDYYTDDIIKGLILTMILGGSDTTAVTIEWAMSNLLNHPSVLKKARAEIESQLDGDKLLEETDLSKLSYLRCIVLETLRLYPAGPLLLPHKSSADCSISGYNIPRDTILLVNAWAIHRDPTLWEDPTSFRPERFENNNGEGDANNKLMIAFGLGRRACPGTGMAHRVMGLMLGTLIQCFDWKSIDGKEVDMNEGKGVSMPKAQPLEALCKAREIATKLL, from the exons ATGGAAGACTCTATCTTACAATATTCAGCCTTTTCAATTCTGAGTATTGGTGTAGTAGTTTTGGCAATCATAAAGTATCTGTTGAAGTTCAATTCCAACAAAAATCTACCTCCAAGTCCACCCTCTATTCCAATTATAGGTCACCTCCATCTTCTTAAACTTCCAGTTCATAGAACTCTACAAACTCTCTCACAAAAGTATGGTCCAGTACTTTCACTTCGATTCGGTTCTCGTTTGGTCGTCGTCGTTACATCACTCGAAGCAGCCGAAGAATGCTTCACAAAAAACGATGTCATTTTCGCAAACCGTCCCAACTTCGCCGTGAGTCATTGCTTGAGTTACAATGAAACCACTCTTGGAGCGGCTCCATATGGGGATCACTGGCGTAAACTTCGACGTGTGAGCACACTTGAAATACTGTGTTCAAGTCGTCTCAATGCGAATTACGAGATTAGGAGAGACGAAGTGAGAAGGGCAGTGAAGAAGATCTTTGAAGTTTCAAGAGATGGATTTGGGAAAGTGGAGTTTAAACCATTGGTGAAGGAATTGACGATGAATATAACAATGAGAATGGTTGCAGGGAAGAGATATTACGGTGAAGAAGCAGCTAAAAGTAGTGAAGCAAGAACATTTCAAGCTATTGTTCATGAGCTTTTTGAATTTACTTTGTCTTCATATCCAGCTGACTTCTTGCCAATTTTGAAGTATATTGATATTCAAGGTTTTATGAAGAGGGCAAAGAAGCTTATTGCAAGGGTTGATGCATTTTGGCAAGGATTGATTGATGAACATAGAAGAGGTGAAATTAGTAATGAAGAAATGAAGAATTGTATGGTTGCTCATTTTCTTAAGTTGCAAGAGACTCAGCCTGATTATTACACAGATGATATTATCAAAGGCTTGATTTTG ACAATGATACTCGGTGGCTCAGACACTACTGCTGTGACAATAGAGTGGGCAATGTCAAATCTACTAAACCATCCATCAGTACTAAAGAAGGCAAGAGCTGAAATAGAATCTCAACTTGATGGAGATAAATTGCTTGAAGAAACCGATCTTTCAAAATTAAGCTACCTACGATGTATAGTCCTAGAAACTCTTCGGTTGTACCCAGCTGGCCCGCTCCTACTGCCACATAAGTCTTCAGCTGATTGTAGTATATCAGGATACAACATACCACGTGACACAATATTACTAGTAAACGCATGGGCTATCCATAGAGACCCGACATTGTGGGAAGATCCAACAAGTTTTAGACCAGAGAGGTTTGAGAATAATAATGGGGAAGGTGATGCAAATAACAAGTTAATGATAGCATTTGGTTTGGGAAGGAGAGCTTGTCCAGGAACTGGAATGGCACATAGAGTGATGGGTTTGATGCTTGGAACATTGATTCAATGTTTTGATTGGAAGAGTATTGATGGTAAGGAAGTAGATATGAATGAAGGAAAGGGGGTTAGTATGCCTAAAGCTCAACCACTTGAAGCACTATGTAAAGCAAGAGAAATTGCAACCAAGCTGCTTTGA
- the LOC103498909 gene encoding cytochrome P450 89A2-like — translation MDNGLVIALIAALPICAIFHLILSYISHRNKQKLPPGPLSLPFIGNPIWLFKPLSELETILRHYHSKYGPVVTLHFGNTPSIFIASHSVSHHALVQNGAIFADRFPVMETAKIITSNQHNISTAFYGPTWRALRRNLTYELLHPSRLKAHSVSRKWTLDVLVHRLRQTSAAEPVKVMDHIRYAMYCLATVMCFGERFDEKFINEVRESQRGILLNINKFNDLNFWPVRLGKILFKKRWAEIRQLRKRQDDLLLPLINKARKNRTTIKDNEETGKPIPYVDTLFDLEIADNNDEKKKRKLVDDELITLCSEFLDAITDTTAASLQWIMANLVKYPEIQEKLYKEIKEVMGNKKQGEEIEEEDLGKMTYLKAVVMEGLRRHPPGHMLLPHKVTEDSVLEGGYRVPKGTSVNFMVADMGWDEKVWPEPMAFKPERFLNDKVEGGVELEVDVTGSKEIKMMPFGAGRRICPGLGLGLLHLEYFVGNLMWNFKWKAVGEVDLSEKQESAIIMKYPLLAYLSPRS, via the coding sequence ATGGATAATGGTTTGGTAATAGCTCTCATTGCTGCCCTTCCCATCTGTGCAATCTTTCACTTAATTTTGAGCTATATTTCCCATCGCAACAAACAAAAACTTCCACCTGGTCCTCTTTCTCTGCCGTTTATAGGCAATCCCATTTGGCTTTTCAAGCCTCTTTCTGAACTTGAAACCATCCTTCGTCATTACCATTCCAAATATGGCCCAGTTGTAACCCTTCACTTTGGTAACACCCCTTCCATTTTCATAGCTAGCCACTCTGTTTCTCACCATGCTTTGGTCCAAAACGGCGCCATCTTTGCTGACCGTTTCCCCGTCATGGAAACAGCCAAAATCATTACTAGTAATCAGCATAATATTAGCACTGCCTTCTATGGTCCTACATGGCGTGCCCTCCGCCGTAACCTCACGTATGAGCTTCTCCATCCGTCTCGTTTGAAAGCTCATTCGGTTTCACGTAAATGGACGTTGGATGTTCTGGTTCATCGCCTCCGCCAAACATCGGCTGCTGAGCCTGTGAAGGTCATGGATCATATTCGTTATGCAATGTATTGTTTAGCTACAGTTATGTGTTTTGGGGAGAGGTTTGATGAGAAGTTTATTAATGAAGTACGAGAATCTCAACGTGGGATTTTGTTGAATATCAATAAATTCAATGATCTTAATTTCTGGCCAGTAAGATTGGGGAAGATTTTGTTCAAGAAACGATGGGCTGAGATTCGTCAGCTACGTAAACGGCAAGACGATTTGTTGTTACCTTTGATTAACAAAGCAAGAAAGAACAGAACAACAATCAAAGATAATGAAGAAACTGGGAAACCAATCCCTTATGTTGATACTTTATTTGATTTAGAAATTGCGGATAACaatgatgagaagaaaaagaggaaattaGTAGACGATGAACTCATAACATTATGTTCTGAGTTTCTCGACGCGATAACCGATACAACGGCTGCGTCGTTGCAATGGATAATGGCAAATCTAGTGAAGTATCCAGAGATACAGGAGAAGTTGTACAAGGAGATAAAAGAAGTGATGGGAAACAAGAAGCAGGGTGAAGAAATAGAAGAGGAAGATTTGGGGAAGATGACATATTTGAAAGCAGTAGTAATGGAGGGACTAAGAAGGCATCCCCCGGGGCATATGTTATTGCCACATAAGGTGACAGAGGACAGTGTTTTGGAAGGAGGATACAGGGTGCCGAAAGGAACATCGGTGAACTTTATGGTAGCGGATATGGGTTGGGATGAGAAAGTATGGCCGGAACCGATGGCGTTCAAGCCGGAGAGATTCTTGAACGATAAAGTAGAGGGAGGGGTTGAGTTGGAAGTTGATGTAACGGGGAGTAAGGAAATAAAGATGATGCCATTTGGGGCAGGGAGGAGGATATGTCCTGGACTTGGATTGGGGTTATTGCATTTGGAGTATTTTGTTGGGAATTTAATGTGGAATTTCAAGTGGAAGGCTGTTGGGGAAGTTGATCTGTCTGAGAAGCAAGAGTCTGCTATCATTATGAAATATCCATTGCTTGCTTACTTGTCGCCAAGAAGCTAA
- the LOC103498908 gene encoding cytochrome P450 81E8-like — protein METNAYFPFLITLLALISIFFIRKSKTKTKRNNLPPSPLPLPILGHLHLLKHPIHRTLHTLSQKYGPIFTLRLGSRLVVVVSSTSAAEECFTTNDIVFANRPEFVSGKYLTYGNSTLGAAPYGDHWRNLRRLSATEVLSTIRLNMSARIRKEEISILIKKLNRVSSTDFGKVKLKSLFSELTFNMIMTMVAGKRYYGEEVSELEEAKKFREIMERAFQLGSYPGDFLPFLKWVDWQYTKRVESLGKDTDWFLQNLVDEHRSNEEEGEKGNTMVSHLLRLQKTQPDYYTDEIIKGLIVTILSAATETSSVTIEWAMSNLLNHPEALKKVKEELDTQIGQDRILDEEDISNLPYLQNVISETLRLYPPAPLLAPHLSSSSCSLGGYHIPADTILMVNAWAIQRDPKVWEDSTSFKPERFESDQVREGSNNNNGYRFLPFGLGRRACPGMGMANRVVGLTLGSLIQSFEWKRVSEKEIDMTEGQGISMPKVEPLEALCRARPIIKKLALDI, from the exons ATGGAAACCAACGCCTATTTTCCATTTCTGATCACTCTCTTGGCTTTAATCTCCATTTTCTTCATACGAAAatccaaaaccaaaaccaaaagaaacaATCTCCCTCCCTCTCCTCTACCTCTCCCAATCCTTGGCCATCTTCATCTCCTCAAACACCCAATCCACCGAACACTCCACACTCTCTCCCAAAAATATGGCCCAATCTTCACTCTCCGACTCGGCTCCCGCCTCGTCGTCGTTGTTTCCTCCACGTCCGCCGCCGAAGAATGCTTCACAACAAACGACATCGTTTTCGCCAACCGCCCCGAGTTCGTTTCTGGCAAGTATCTCACCTATGGAAACTCCACACTCGGGGCTGCCCCATACGGCGACCACTGGCGTAATCTAAGACGGTTGAGCGCAACCGAAGTGTTGTCAACCATACGATTGAACATGTCAGCGAGAATACGAAAAGAAGAGATCAGTATTCTGATAAAGAAATTGAACAGAGTTTCGAGTACGGATTTTGGGAAAGTGAAGTTGAAATCGTTGTTTTCGGAATTGACGTTCAATATGATAATGACAATGGTGGCGGGGAAAAGGTATTATGGGGAAGAAGTGAGTGAGTTGGAAGAAGCTAAGAAGTTTAGGGAAATTATGGAGAGGGCGTTTCAATTGGGTTCATATCCTGGGGATTTTTTGCCATTTTTGAAATGGGTTGATTGGCAATATACAAAAAGAGTTGAAAGTCTTGGGAAAGATACGGATTGGTTTTTGCAGAATTTGGTGGATGAACATCGGAGtaatgaagaagaaggggaaAAGGGAAATACAATGGTCAGTCATCTCCTCCGTTTGCAGAAGACTCAACCTGATTATTATACTGATGAAATTATCAAAGGCCTCATTGTT ACAATTCTATCAGCAGCAACAGAAACATCATCGGTGACAATAGAGTGGGCAATGTCCAATCTCCTCAACCATCCAGAAGCATTAAAAAAGGTAAAGGAAGAACTCGACACACAAATTGGACAAGATCGTATTCTAGATGAAGAAGATATCTCCAATCTACCATACCTCCAGAATGTAATTTCAGAGACACTACGCCTTTATCCACCAGCTCCACTCTTAGCTCCTCATTTATCATCAAGCAGTTGTTCTTTAGGAGGATACCATATTCCTGCTGACACTATCTTAATGGTGAATGCATGGGCCATCCAAAGGGATCCTAAGGTTTGGGAGGACTCGACGAGCTTTAAGCCCGAGAGGTTCGAGAGTGATCAGGTTCGAGAAGGTAGCAACAACAACAATGGTTATAGATTCTTGCCATTTGGATTGGGTAGGAGGGCTTGCCCTGGGATGGGCATGGCTAATCGTGTGGTGGGGTTGACTTTGGGTTCATTGATACAAAGCTTTGAGTGGAAGAGGGTAAGTGAAAAGGAAATTGATATGACTGAAGGTCAAGGAATTTCTATGCCTAAAGTTGAGCCATTGGAGGCCTTGTGTAGAGCTCGTCCCATCATCAAAAAGCTTGCATTGGACATTTGA